One Diospyros lotus cultivar Yz01 chromosome 1, ASM1463336v1, whole genome shotgun sequence genomic window carries:
- the LOC127793310 gene encoding pumilio homolog 2-like has protein sequence MLSELGRRPMLGGNEGSFGDELEKEISLLLREQRRQDADDLEKELNLFRSGSAPPTVEGSLSAVGSLFGNHGGVGGGDGGASSGPANNRTGNGFRSDEELRSDPAYLSYYYSNVNLNPRLPHPSVSKEDWRFAQRLQGGGSSALGGIGDRRKVNRNDSGRGGRSMLSMPPGFSSRKGESETDPEKIHGGSAEWGGDGLIGLPGLGLGGKQKSLAEIFQDDLGRATSATGNPSRPASRNAYENDTLSSAEAELSHLHGEFASKDIMTSNSSVQGSSAVQNVGLSASYSYATALGASLSRSTTPDPPLIARAPSPCLPPIGGERSNTSENRNVNSPNSFNISTTPTESVDLVSALSAMNLSNSVVGEHNNLPPQIEKDFNDHDNFMFGLQSGQNKAMQNLHMESELGHFHMPFEDMPIQVSYSDASRSNGSASDVHNLSLVSDKRVDLHRTTASSNKFYQKGSPSTVNSKGNLSSYYQHMDNLNSSLLNYGLGGHSINTASPSMMASNLGTSNLPPLYENVAAAMAVPGIESRMLGGALPSGSSLNLGGSESQHLKRYGNQMAGNSVQAPLVDPLYLQYLRTGYAAALNDASMDGNYLGNSHMDLLQKAYLGGLLSPKSQYGVSMQMKSGDPNHHGYYGTPGYGVGLSYPGSPLASPGIPNSAAGPGSPMRHSELNVRFPSAMRNLAGGVMGPWHLRTGYSAEDSFASSLLEEFKSNKTKSFELSEITGHVVEFSADQYGSRFIQQKLETATVEEKNMVFMEIIPQALTLMTDVFGNYVVQKFFEHGMVSQKRELASKLFGNVLTLSLQMYGCRVIQKAIEVVDLDQKIKMVEELDGHVMRCVRDQNGNHVIQKCIECVPEEQIQFIVSTFFDQVVTLSTHPYGCRVVQRILEHCLDPKTQDKVMDEILGSVSMLAQDQYGNYVVQHVLEHGKPHERSSIIKELAGKIVQMSQQKFASNVVEKCLTFGDPSERQLLVNEMLGSTDENEPLQAMMKDQFANYVVQKVLETCEDQQRELILSRIKVHLNALKKYTYGKHIVARVEKLVAAGERRAAAQSLQPA, from the exons ATGCTGTCTGAATTGGGAAGGAGGCCGATGCTTGGCGGCAACGAAGGATCGTTTGGGGATGAACTGGAGAAAGAAATCAGTTTGTTGCTCCGCGAGCAGCGGCGACAAGACGCTGATGATCTGGAAAAGGAGCTAAATTTGTTTCGAAGTGGGTCAGCTCCTCCCACTGTCGAAGGTTCACTGAGTGCAGTTGGCAGTTTGTTTGGTAATCACGGCGGTGTTGGCGGCGGCGACGGTGGTGCGTCTTCGGGGCCTGCTAACAATAGGACCGGCAATGGGTTTAGGTCCGACGAAGAGCTTAGGTCTGATCCTGCTTATTTATCTTACTACTATTCGAATGTGAATTTAAACCCTAGGTTGCCACACCCTTCGGTGTCGAAAGAGGATTGGCGGTTTGCACAGAGATTGCAAGGTGGAGGGAGTTCGGCGTTGGGCGGGATTGGGGATAGAAGGAAAGTGAATAGGAATGATAGTGGTCGCGGGGGACGATCAATGTTATCGATGCCACCGGGTTTTAGTTCGAGGAAAGGAGAGAGTGAGACTGATCCTGAGAAAATCCATGGCGGTTCAGCAGAGTGGGGTGGTGATGGATTGATTGGCTTGCCTGGTTTAGGACTTGGGGGGAAACAGAAAAGCCTGGCGGAAATATTTCAG GATGATTTGGGGCGTGCAACTTCTGCCACTGGGAATCCATCCCGGCCTGCTAGCCGTAATGCTTATGAAAATGATACCTTAAGTTCTGCTGAAGCTGAGCTGAGCCATTTACATGGCGAATTTGCATCCAAGGATATCATGACATCTAATTCAAGTGTTCAAGGCTCATCTGCTGTCCAAAATGTTGGTCTATCTGCATCATATTCATATGCTACTGCTTTGGGTGCTTCCCTTTCTAGGAGTACCACCCCCGATCCCCCACTCATTGCTAGGGCTCCTAGTCCTTGCCTGCCCCCTATTGGTGGGGAGCGATCAAACACTTCTGAGAATAGAAATGTTAATAGTCCAAACTCATTTAACATCTCAACTACCCCAACTGAGTCTGTAGATTTGGTCTCTGCTTTGTCTGCCATGAACCTTTCAAATAGTGTGGTGGGTGAACATAATAATTTGCCACCACAGATTGAGAAGGATTTTAATGATCAcgataattttatgtttggtttGCAAAGTGGTCAGAATAAAGCAATGCAGAATCTGCACATGGAATCTGAATTGGGGCATTTTCATATGCCTTTTGAAGATATGCCCATTCAAGTATCATACTCAGATGCAAGTAGGAGCAATGGATCTGCATCAGATGTGCATAACTTGTCCTTGGTATCAGATAAGCGTGTTGACCTGCATAGAACTACTGCTTCTTCGAATAAATTTTACCAAAAGGGATCTCCTAGTACTGTTAACAGCAAAGGAAATTTATCTTCTTACTATCAGCATATGGATAATCTTAATTCATCACTTTTGAACTATGGTTTGGGTGGGCACTCCATAAATACAGCTTCGCCATCCATGATGGCTAGCAATCTAGGCACATCTAATCTGCCACCTTTATATGAAAATGTTGCTGCAGCTATGGCCGTCCCTGGAATAGAGTCGAGAATGTTGGGGGGAGCTCTGCCTTCTGGATCAAGTCTGAACCTTGGTGGATCAGAATCACAGCATCTGAAGAGATATGGGAACCAGATGGCTGGGAATTCTGTTCAGGCACCTCTTGTTGATCCACTGTATCTTCAATATTTAAGAACAGGGTATGCTGCAGCTCTCAATGATGCCTCGATGGATGGGAATTACTTGGGGAATTCACACATGGATTTGCTTCAGAAAGCTTACCTGGGGGGTTTACTATCACCAAAATCGCAATATGGTGTTTCCATGCAAATGAAGTCTGGTGACCCTAATCACCATGGTTACTATGGAACTCCTGGATATGGTGTTGGTTTGTCATATCCTGGCAGTCCCTTGGCTAGTCCTGGCATTCCAAATTCTGCTGCTGGACCTGGTAGTCCAATGAGGCATAGTGAACTTAATGTGCGATTCCCTTCTGCAATGAGAAACTTAGCTGGGGGTGTGATGGGTCCCTGGCACTTGCGAACTGGTTACAGTGCTGAAGATAGTTTTGCGTCTTCTCTCCTGGAAGAGTTTAAGAGCAATAAAACCAAGAGTTTTGAACTTTCAGAAATAACAGGTCATGTTGTTGAGTTCAG TGCGGATCAGTATGGAAGTCGATTCATTCAACAAAAGCTTGAAACTGCAACTGTAGAGGAGAAAAATATGGTTTTTATGGAAATTATTCCACAAGCTCTTACTTTGATGACTGATGTATTTGGCAATTATGTTGTTCAAAAG TTTTTTGAGCATGGAATGGTCTCCCAGAAAAGAGAACTGGCTAGCAAGCTTTTTGGCAATGTCTTGACACTTAGCCTTCAAATGTATGGCTGTCGAGTGATCCAGAAG GCAATAGAAGTTGTTGATCTGGATCAAAAGATAAAGATGGTGGAAGAGCTCGATGGTCATGTCATGCGCTGTGTTCGTGATCAGAACGGGAACCATGTCATTCAGAAGTGTATTGAATGTGTTCCTGAAGAACAGATTCAGTTCATTGTTTCAACATTTTTTGATCAAGTTGTAACCCTTTCCACTCATCCATATGGGTGTCGGGTGGTACAG AGGATTTTGGAGCACTGCCTGGATCCGAAGACACAGGATAAAGTGATGGATGAAATCTTAGGGTCTGTTAGCATGTTGGCGCAAGATCAGTATGGAAATTATGTCGTTCAG CATGTACTTGAGCATGGAAAGCCACATGAGCGTTCATCAATAATAAAGGAATTAGCTGGGAAGATAGTTCAAATGAGCCAGCAGAAGTTTGCTTCCAATGTTGTGGAAAAATGTCTAACTTTTGGTGATCCCTCTGAACGTCAGCTTTTGGTAAATGAGATGCTTGGTTCTACTGATGAGAATGAGCCTCTTCAG GCAATGATGAAGGATCAATTTGCAAATTATGTCGTACAAAAAGTACTGGAAACCTGTGAAGATCAGCAACGCGAGCTGATCCTATCACGGATTAAGGTTCACCTCAATGCACTGAAAAAGTATACTTATGGAAAGCATATTGTTGCTCGTGTAGAGAAGCTAGTTGCAGCTGGAG AAAGGAGAGCTGCTGCTCAGTCTCTGCAACCTGCTTAG
- the LOC127793469 gene encoding uncharacterized protein LOC127793469, with protein sequence MASASISLSSILNPNPRYSLFSHTSSLSIFSPLAAPPCHTLMRAIHSRETPPKTARRWKIHAVSEEALPLPPEANPIDSSQQIVSGGDDGVSNIISVLLFIAFLGLSILTIGVIYIAVTDFLRKRERDKFEKEEAAKKNKSGKKRPARPRARAGPRGFGQKIEDDDDGL encoded by the exons ATGGCTTCCGCAtccatttctctctcctccaTTCTCAACCCTAACCCTCGCTATTCACTGTTTTCCCACACTtcctctctctcaattttctctccCCTCGCCGCCCCACCCTGTCATACTCTGATGAGAGCCATCCATTCTCGTGAAACTCCTCCCAAAACCGCCCGGAGATGGAAAATCCACGCTGTTTCCGAGgaagccttacccttacctccAGAAGCAAACCCAATCGACAGCTCCCAGCAGATAGTCTCAGGCGGCGATGATGGCGTCTCCAACATCATCTCCGTTCTTCTGTTCATCGCCTTTCTCGGCCTGTCCATTCTCACCATTGGG GTTATCTACATAGCGGTGACAGATTTCTTGCGGAAGAGGGAGAGGGATAAGTTTGAGAAAGAGGAGGCGGCCAAGAAGAATAAGAGCGGTAAAAAGAGGCCGGCCAGACCCAGAGCCAGAGCTGGACCCAGAGGCTTTGGGCAAAAAATCGAGGACGATGATGACGGCTTGTAA
- the LOC127793357 gene encoding transcription factor LUX isoform X2, which yields MGEEVRMTEYDAGSGDGGGGDDDRVLEWEVGLPSADDLTPLSQALIPPELASAFSISPEPRRSMMDVNRASQSTLSNIRGQLQALSSSNNLNFKSFSEERAKDGLVVEGDEADLTREGSESRKVRRTDSGVEEADSALRVENGNDDPSARTLKRPRLVWTPQLHKRFVDVVAHLGIKNAVPKTIMQLMNVEGLTRENVASHLQKYRLYLKRMQGLSNEGPSSSDHLFASTPVPQSLNESGGSVHGNGNGHMPMPMPMPIPMPYAPQMMHVPVMGMTHGHGHMGMNVANPSTPGPYHGFESHPYNMAWDLL from the exons ATGGGAGAAGAAGTGAGGATGACTGAGTACGACGCCGGGAGCGGCGACGGCGGTGGAGGAGACGATGACCGGGTGCTGGAATGGGAGGTAGGGCTGCCGAGCGCCGATGATCTAACGCCGTTGTCGCAGGCGTTGATCCCGCCGGAACTGGCGTCGGCTTTCAGCATATCGCCGGAGCCACGCCGGAGTATGATGGACGTGAATCGCGCGTCGCAGAGCACGTTATCGAATATTCGAGGGCAATTGCAGGCGTTGTCGTCGTCAAATAATCTTAATTTCAAGTCGTTTAGCGAGGAACGGGCTAAGGATGGGTTAGTTGTGGAAGGCGACGAGGCGGATCTGACTAGGGAAGGCTCGGAATCGAGGAAGGTGAGAAGGACTGATAGCGGAGTGGAGGAGGCGGACTCGGCTTTGCGTGTGGAGAACGGCAACGATGATCCGTCGGCCAGGACTCTGAAGCGGCCGCGTCTGGTCTGGACTCCTCAGCTGCACAAGCGGTTTGTGGATGTTGTTGCGCACTTAGGTATAAAAAACGCGGTGCCAAAGACGATCATGCAGTTGATGAACGTCGAGGGCTTGACTCGCGAGAACGTGGCAAGTCATCTCCAGAAATACCGACTGTACTTGAAGAGAATGCAGGGATTGTCGAACGAGGGTCCGTCATCGTCCGATCATCTTTTCGCGTCCACACCTGTGCCGCAGAGCCTGAATGAGTCCGGGGGTAGCGTACACGGAAACGGGAACGgacacatgccaatgccgatGCCGATGCCTATTCCGATGCCTTACGCTCCGCAGATGATGCACGTGCCGGTTATGGGCATGACCCATGGCCATGGTCATATGGGGATGAATGTTGCCAATCCATCCACCCCGGGTCCCTATCACGGGTTCGAGTCGCATCCATACAATATG GCTTGGGACTTGCTGTGA
- the LOC127793357 gene encoding transcription factor LUX isoform X3 produces the protein MGEEVRMTEYDAGSGDGGGGDDDRVLEWEVGLPSADDLTPLSQALIPPELASAFSISPEPRRSMMDVNRASQSTLSNIRGQLQALSSSNNLNFKSFSEERAKDGLVVEGDEADLTREGSESRKVRRTDSGVEEADSALRVENGNDDPSARTLKRPRLVWTPQLHKRFVDVVAHLGIKNAVPKTIMQLMNVEGLTRENVASHLQKYRLYLKRMQGLSNEGPSSSDHLFASTPVPQSLNESGGSVHGNGNGHMPMPMPMPIPMPYAPQMMHVPVMGMTHGHGHMGMNVANPSTPGPYHGFESHPYNMVE, from the exons ATGGGAGAAGAAGTGAGGATGACTGAGTACGACGCCGGGAGCGGCGACGGCGGTGGAGGAGACGATGACCGGGTGCTGGAATGGGAGGTAGGGCTGCCGAGCGCCGATGATCTAACGCCGTTGTCGCAGGCGTTGATCCCGCCGGAACTGGCGTCGGCTTTCAGCATATCGCCGGAGCCACGCCGGAGTATGATGGACGTGAATCGCGCGTCGCAGAGCACGTTATCGAATATTCGAGGGCAATTGCAGGCGTTGTCGTCGTCAAATAATCTTAATTTCAAGTCGTTTAGCGAGGAACGGGCTAAGGATGGGTTAGTTGTGGAAGGCGACGAGGCGGATCTGACTAGGGAAGGCTCGGAATCGAGGAAGGTGAGAAGGACTGATAGCGGAGTGGAGGAGGCGGACTCGGCTTTGCGTGTGGAGAACGGCAACGATGATCCGTCGGCCAGGACTCTGAAGCGGCCGCGTCTGGTCTGGACTCCTCAGCTGCACAAGCGGTTTGTGGATGTTGTTGCGCACTTAGGTATAAAAAACGCGGTGCCAAAGACGATCATGCAGTTGATGAACGTCGAGGGCTTGACTCGCGAGAACGTGGCAAGTCATCTCCAGAAATACCGACTGTACTTGAAGAGAATGCAGGGATTGTCGAACGAGGGTCCGTCATCGTCCGATCATCTTTTCGCGTCCACACCTGTGCCGCAGAGCCTGAATGAGTCCGGGGGTAGCGTACACGGAAACGGGAACGgacacatgccaatgccgatGCCGATGCCTATTCCGATGCCTTACGCTCCGCAGATGATGCACGTGCCGGTTATGGGCATGACCCATGGCCATGGTCATATGGGGATGAATGTTGCCAATCCATCCACCCCGGGTCCCTATCACGGGTTCGAGTCGCATCCATACAATATG GTGGAGTGA
- the LOC127793357 gene encoding transcription factor PCL1 isoform X1: MGEEVRMTEYDAGSGDGGGGDDDRVLEWEVGLPSADDLTPLSQALIPPELASAFSISPEPRRSMMDVNRASQSTLSNIRGQLQALSSSNNLNFKSFSEERAKDGLVVEGDEADLTREGSESRKVRRTDSGVEEADSALRVENGNDDPSARTLKRPRLVWTPQLHKRFVDVVAHLGIKNAVPKTIMQLMNVEGLTRENVASHLQKYRLYLKRMQGLSNEGPSSSDHLFASTPVPQSLNESGGSVHGNGNGHMPMPMPMPIPMPYAPQMMHVPVMGMTHGHGHMGMNVANPSTPGPYHGFESHPYNMVQHTDFSGNKFGSVASYYVTPNDK; this comes from the coding sequence ATGGGAGAAGAAGTGAGGATGACTGAGTACGACGCCGGGAGCGGCGACGGCGGTGGAGGAGACGATGACCGGGTGCTGGAATGGGAGGTAGGGCTGCCGAGCGCCGATGATCTAACGCCGTTGTCGCAGGCGTTGATCCCGCCGGAACTGGCGTCGGCTTTCAGCATATCGCCGGAGCCACGCCGGAGTATGATGGACGTGAATCGCGCGTCGCAGAGCACGTTATCGAATATTCGAGGGCAATTGCAGGCGTTGTCGTCGTCAAATAATCTTAATTTCAAGTCGTTTAGCGAGGAACGGGCTAAGGATGGGTTAGTTGTGGAAGGCGACGAGGCGGATCTGACTAGGGAAGGCTCGGAATCGAGGAAGGTGAGAAGGACTGATAGCGGAGTGGAGGAGGCGGACTCGGCTTTGCGTGTGGAGAACGGCAACGATGATCCGTCGGCCAGGACTCTGAAGCGGCCGCGTCTGGTCTGGACTCCTCAGCTGCACAAGCGGTTTGTGGATGTTGTTGCGCACTTAGGTATAAAAAACGCGGTGCCAAAGACGATCATGCAGTTGATGAACGTCGAGGGCTTGACTCGCGAGAACGTGGCAAGTCATCTCCAGAAATACCGACTGTACTTGAAGAGAATGCAGGGATTGTCGAACGAGGGTCCGTCATCGTCCGATCATCTTTTCGCGTCCACACCTGTGCCGCAGAGCCTGAATGAGTCCGGGGGTAGCGTACACGGAAACGGGAACGgacacatgccaatgccgatGCCGATGCCTATTCCGATGCCTTACGCTCCGCAGATGATGCACGTGCCGGTTATGGGCATGACCCATGGCCATGGTCATATGGGGATGAATGTTGCCAATCCATCCACCCCGGGTCCCTATCACGGGTTCGAGTCGCATCCATACAATATGGTACAACACACAGATTTTTCTGGAAATAAGTTCGGCTCTGTTGCGTCCTATTATGTTACTCCTAACGATAAATAA
- the LOC127793341 gene encoding pentatricopeptide repeat-containing protein At5g59600 translates to MALESSSDLYTKLIEVYTRHRALPSGRALHARLIVNGLARLTHFASKLITFYTECARLSDARKLFDKIPHANVRRWIVLIGAYARNGFHQEAMDVFCDMQRERVSPNKFVLPSILKACGHLPEQRTGEKIHAVILKHKFHSDAFVNSALIDMYSKCRQIEKARRVFDLMEESDVVALNAMVSGYVQHGFVKEALCLVEKMQAAGVKPNVITWNTLIAGFSQAADDSMVSEMFQLMQASGVEPDVVSWTSVISGLVQNFQNDKAFDAFKQMLQLCIYPSSATISSLLSACAAMADFRRGREIHGYAVVARVEEDIFVRSALVDMYAKCGFIYEASTLFYNMPERNTVTWNSMIFGYANHGYSNKAIELFNQMLEAGEKLDHLTFTAALTACSHAGMVEVGEKLFHVMHCKFGIRARSEHYACMVDLLGRAGKLSEAYDLIKMMPIGADLFVWGALLGACRQHGNIDLAEIAAKHLREFEPDSPGSSLLLSNLYADAGNWGNVTRVKKMMKRRKVRKYPGCSWIEAT, encoded by the coding sequence ATGGCTTTAGAGTCATCTTCCGACCTTTACACCAAGCTCATAGAAGTCTATACTCGGCATCGGGCGTTGCCATCAGGGAGGGCATTACATGCTCGACTGATCGTGAATGGATTAGCTCGTTTGACCCATTTCGCCTCCAAGCTCATAACCTTCTACACAGAATGCGCACGGTTATCTGACGCCCGGAAACTGTTCGATAAAATTCCCCACGCAAACGTCCGCCGATGGATCGTCCTAATCGGCGCCTACGCCCGCAATGGCTTTCACCAGGAGGCCATGGATGTGTTCTGTGACATGCAGAGAGAACGTGTAAGCCCCAACAAGTTTGTTCTCCCCAGCATTCTCAAAGCCTGTGGACATCTCCCTGAGCAACGCACAGGGGAGAAGATACATGCTGTGATTCTCAAACACAAGTTCCATTCTGATGCTTTTGTAAACAGCGCATTGATAGATATGTATTCCAAGTGCAGACAAATTGAAAAGGCCAGGCGGGTGTTTGACCTGATGGAGGAGAGCGATGTGGTGGCATTGAACGCCATGGTCTCGGGCTATGTTCAGCACGGCTTTGTTAAGGAAGCGTTGTGTTTGGTTGAGAAGATGCAAGCAGCGGGAGTGAAGCCCAATGTCATAACATGGAACACACTGATTGCAGGCTTTTCACAAGCTGCTGATGATTCAATGGTCTCTGAGATGTTTCAGTTAATGCAAGCCAGTGGAGTTGAGCCTGATGTGGTGTCTTGGACATCAGTCATTTCCGGGCTTGTACAGAACTTTCAAAATGACAAGGCTTTTGATGCATTTAAGCAGATGTTGCAGCTTTGCATCTACCCGAGTTCGGCGACAATTAGTAGTCTGTTATCAGCGTGCGCGGCAATGGCGGATTTCAGGCGGGGGCGGGAGATTCATGGGTATGCAGTGGTAGCCAGAGTCGAAGAAGATATCTTCGTGAGGAGTGCGCTGGTTGACATGTATGCAAAATGTGGCTTTATATATGAAGCAAGCACATTGTTCTATAACATGCCTGAGAGGAACACAGTGACTTGGAATTCCATGATCTTTGGATATGCAAATCATGGGTATAGCAACAAAGCAATCGAGCTTTTCAACCAGATGTTAGAGGCGGGTGAGAAACTAGATCACTTGACTTTCACAGCAGCCCTCACTGCATGTAGCCATGCAGGAATGGTTGAAGTGGGAGAGAAACTGTTCCATGTGATGCATTGTAAGTTCGGGATCAGAGCAAGGTCAGAGCATTATGCTTGCATGGTGGATCTTCTTGGCAGAGCAGGGAAGCTCAGTGAGGCTTATGATTTGATCAAGATGATGCCAATTGGGGCCGATTTATTCGTGTGGGGGGCACTTTTAGGAGCGTGTAGACAGCATGGGAATATAGATTTGGCTGAAATAGCAGCTAAGCATCTGCGCGAATTTGAGCCGGATAGCCCGGGGAGCAGTCTGTTGTTGTCGAACTTGTATGCAGATGCTGGGAATTGGGGAAACGTTACGAgagtgaagaagatgatgaagaggaGGAAGGTCAGGAAGTATCCAGGATGCAGTTGGATTGAAGCCACCTAG
- the LOC127793450 gene encoding uncharacterized protein LOC127793450 isoform X3 has translation MNMHGCALSLKGIELFSVSHPDSKQAHRGLPYLDNRANSSTPICRIAYGGNSGLLLYSPPSFLTGFRNRNKKRRNFCTVVKSSRRESPYEVLGVSPSATPDEIKKAYRKLALKYHPDVNKEANAQEKFMRIKHAYNTLLNSESRRRYESGNRSSDYSYSTAGRNQSRNTQDEEEFYGLVTSRFSESTTCLVTRTASWKCNIFGRIKRLLVLVFWTTKMGTSLGIFKKNSRTGRPALLHKESQRAYGRNWRKLAKNL, from the exons ATGAACATGCATGGATGTGCTTTGTCTCTAAAGGGAATCGAACTTTTCTCTGTTTCTCATCCGGATTCGAAGCAAGCTCATCGCGGTCTTCCCTATCTGGATAACCGAGCAAATTCGTCAACACCCATTTGCAGAATCGCCTATGGAGGCAATTCCGGCCTACTTCTATATTCACCGCCGAGCTTCTTAACAGGTTTCAGAAATCgcaacaagaagagaagaaattttTGCACTGTTGTGAAGTCCAGTCGCCGAGAGTCTCCCTACGAAGTGTTGGGCGTTTCCCCCTCTGCAACTCCCGATGAGATCAAGAAAGCTTATCGGAAGCTTGCTCTGAAGTACCATCCTGATGTTAATAAAGAG GCAAATGCTCAGGAGAAATTTATGAGGATAAAGCATGCATACAATACGTTGCTGAACTCTGAATCTCGAAGGAGATATGAATCTGGAAATCGCTCATCTGATTATTCATATTCAACTGCTGGAAGAAACCAAAGCAGGAATACTCAAGATGAAGAAGAGTTCTATGGCCTTG TAACGAGTCGATTTTCTGAGAGTACTACATGCCTCGTGACCAGAACAGCATCTTGGAAATGTAACATTTTCGGAAGGATAAAGCGGTTGCTTGTCTTAGTTTTTTGGACCACCAAAATG GGGACTTCTTTAGGGATCTTCAAGAAGAATTCAAGAACTGGGAGGCCAGCGCTGCTTCACAAGGAAAGCCAAAGAGCCTATGGGAGGAATTGGCG GAAATTGGCGAAGAATTTGTAG
- the LOC127793450 gene encoding uncharacterized protein LOC127793450 isoform X1, with protein MNMHGCALSLKGIELFSVSHPDSKQAHRGLPYLDNRANSSTPICRIAYGGNSGLLLYSPPSFLTGFRNRNKKRRNFCTVVKSSRRESPYEVLGVSPSATPDEIKKAYRKLALKYHPDVNKEANAQEKFMRIKHAYNTLLNSESRRRYESGNRSSDYSYSTAGRNQSRNTQDEEEFYGLGNFLRDVQITIGDFFRDLQEEFKNWEASAASQGKPKSLWEELAEIGEEFVEFLEKELSIDAEEKSEEEDNAVRSYGTETSGSGRQTEATRGGTGSIEQDIDEIEATLAKLKKELGL; from the exons ATGAACATGCATGGATGTGCTTTGTCTCTAAAGGGAATCGAACTTTTCTCTGTTTCTCATCCGGATTCGAAGCAAGCTCATCGCGGTCTTCCCTATCTGGATAACCGAGCAAATTCGTCAACACCCATTTGCAGAATCGCCTATGGAGGCAATTCCGGCCTACTTCTATATTCACCGCCGAGCTTCTTAACAGGTTTCAGAAATCgcaacaagaagagaagaaattttTGCACTGTTGTGAAGTCCAGTCGCCGAGAGTCTCCCTACGAAGTGTTGGGCGTTTCCCCCTCTGCAACTCCCGATGAGATCAAGAAAGCTTATCGGAAGCTTGCTCTGAAGTACCATCCTGATGTTAATAAAGAG GCAAATGCTCAGGAGAAATTTATGAGGATAAAGCATGCATACAATACGTTGCTGAACTCTGAATCTCGAAGGAGATATGAATCTGGAAATCGCTCATCTGATTATTCATATTCAACTGCTGGAAGAAACCAAAGCAGGAATACTCAAGATGAAGAAGAGTTCTATGGCCTTG GTAACTTTTTGAGGGATGTCCAAATAACAATAG GGGACTTCTTTAGGGATCTTCAAGAAGAATTCAAGAACTGGGAGGCCAGCGCTGCTTCACAAGGAAAGCCAAAGAGCCTATGGGAGGAATTGGCG GAAATTGGCGAAGAATTTGTAGAATTCTTGGAGAAAGAACTGAGCATTGATGCGGAGGAAAAATCAGAGGAGGAAGACAACGCAGTTAGAAGTTACGGAACAGAGACAAGTGGAAGTGGGCGTCAAACTGAAGCCACCAGGGGAGGCACTGGCAGCATTGAACAAGACATTGATGAGATTGAAGCCACACTTGCTAAATTGAAAAAGGAATTAGGTCTGTGA
- the LOC127793450 gene encoding uncharacterized protein LOC127793450 isoform X2, with translation MNMHGCALSLKGIELFSVSHPDSKQAHRGLPYLDNRANSSTPICRIAYGGNSGLLLYSPPSFLTGFRNRNKKRRNFCTVVKSSRRESPYEVLGVSPSATPDEIKKAYRKLALKYHPDVNKEANAQEKFMRIKHAYNTLLNSESRRRYESGNRSSDYSYSTAGRNQSRNTQDEEEFYGLGDFFRDLQEEFKNWEASAASQGKPKSLWEELAEIGEEFVEFLEKELSIDAEEKSEEEDNAVRSYGTETSGSGRQTEATRGGTGSIEQDIDEIEATLAKLKKELGL, from the exons ATGAACATGCATGGATGTGCTTTGTCTCTAAAGGGAATCGAACTTTTCTCTGTTTCTCATCCGGATTCGAAGCAAGCTCATCGCGGTCTTCCCTATCTGGATAACCGAGCAAATTCGTCAACACCCATTTGCAGAATCGCCTATGGAGGCAATTCCGGCCTACTTCTATATTCACCGCCGAGCTTCTTAACAGGTTTCAGAAATCgcaacaagaagagaagaaattttTGCACTGTTGTGAAGTCCAGTCGCCGAGAGTCTCCCTACGAAGTGTTGGGCGTTTCCCCCTCTGCAACTCCCGATGAGATCAAGAAAGCTTATCGGAAGCTTGCTCTGAAGTACCATCCTGATGTTAATAAAGAG GCAAATGCTCAGGAGAAATTTATGAGGATAAAGCATGCATACAATACGTTGCTGAACTCTGAATCTCGAAGGAGATATGAATCTGGAAATCGCTCATCTGATTATTCATATTCAACTGCTGGAAGAAACCAAAGCAGGAATACTCAAGATGAAGAAGAGTTCTATGGCCTTG GGGACTTCTTTAGGGATCTTCAAGAAGAATTCAAGAACTGGGAGGCCAGCGCTGCTTCACAAGGAAAGCCAAAGAGCCTATGGGAGGAATTGGCG GAAATTGGCGAAGAATTTGTAGAATTCTTGGAGAAAGAACTGAGCATTGATGCGGAGGAAAAATCAGAGGAGGAAGACAACGCAGTTAGAAGTTACGGAACAGAGACAAGTGGAAGTGGGCGTCAAACTGAAGCCACCAGGGGAGGCACTGGCAGCATTGAACAAGACATTGATGAGATTGAAGCCACACTTGCTAAATTGAAAAAGGAATTAGGTCTGTGA